The Plectropomus leopardus isolate mb unplaced genomic scaffold, YSFRI_Pleo_2.0 unplaced_scaffold23645, whole genome shotgun sequence genome has a segment encoding these proteins:
- the LOC121966233 gene encoding lysine-specific histone demethylase 1A-like yields the protein MAGEAAGIMENISDDVIVGRCLAILKGIFGSSAVPQPKETVVTRWRADPWARGSYSYVAAGSSGNDYDLMAQPITPGPAIPGASQPVPRLFFSGEHTIRNYPATVHGALLSGLREAGRIADQFLGAMYTLPRQATPTAASNPQQAQPTPSV from the exons ATGGCTGGTGAGGCAGCTGGCATCATGGAGAACATCAGTGATGATGTGATTGTCGGACGCTGCCTGGCTATTCTCAAAGGAATATTTGGAAGCAGCGCTGTGCCGCAG CCAAAGGAAACTGTGGTCACGCGGTGGCGCGCAGATCCCTGGGCAAGGGGCTCCTACTCGTACGTCGCTGCGGGTTCTTCAGGTAACGACTATGACCTGATGGCACAACCCATCACTCCTGGCCCTGCCATACCGGGAGCCTCACAG ccCGTCCCTCGTCTCTTCTTCTCTGGGGAGCACACAATAAGGAACTACCCCGCTACAGTTCACGGCGCCCTGCTCAGCGGACTCCGTGAGGCCGGACGTATTGCAGATCAATTCCTGGGTGCCATGTACACACTTCCCCGACAGGCCACCCCCACAGCTGCCAGCAACCCTCAGCAGGCTCAGCCAACGCCAAGTGTCTGA